The following are encoded together in the Phoenix dactylifera cultivar Barhee BC4 unplaced genomic scaffold, palm_55x_up_171113_PBpolish2nd_filt_p 000144F, whole genome shotgun sequence genome:
- the LOC103719277 gene encoding uncharacterized protein LOC103719277 isoform X1, with translation MKFKAFLTQDGVNLLDKRFLPALDKLGRICHVYLTPDHAMFLHNLLGGDGVQSVAQFKKDVLFRDYRISSQNADRIAFAIDAALLHRALRSAVTIQTQAGDGTASIQIKLVKKLPAGSRNSAPYLTFETKGLRSAVVQDVPISKPLSRTDVLQLQSALDAAQDLPRTLVQVPDLAQMQNLVDRLKNVGDLLAVAITQYGDLHLQVSTSLITVGSEFRRLRVLGVHANAPVGDQNLSAPTRTEMAIQRGEALSIHVSMKHLARSLQCHLAKPDCAFYGIAPQGACLMVIFQFFIPGTRLTDKSISFHCRLPVLDPGSS, from the exons ATGAAGTTCAAAGCTTTCCTCACCCAGGATGGCGTCAACCTCCTCGACAAGC GCTTCCTCCCGGCCCTTGATAAGCTCGGCCGCATCTGCCATGTCTACCTGACGCCCGATCACGCCATGTTCCTCCACAATCTCCTCGGCGGCGATGGCGTCCAGTCCGTCGCCCAGTTCAAGAAGGACGTCCTCTTCCGGGACTACCGCATCTCCAGCCAGAACGCTGACCGTATCGCCTTCGCCATCGACGCTGCCCTCCTCCACCGCGCCCTCCGCAGTGCTGTCACCATCCAGACCCAGGCCGGGGATGGCACGGCCTCTATCCAGATTAAGCTTGTCAAGAAGCTCCCTGCCGGGTCTCGCAATTCCGCGCCATACCTCACCTTTGAGACAAAAGGCCTGCGCTCTGCTGTTGTGCAGGACGTCCCCATCTCGAAGCCTCTCTCTCGGACCGATGTTCTCCAGCTTCAGTCTGCCCTTGATGCTGCCCAGGACCTCCCCCGG ACTCTGGTTCAGGTACCGGATCTGGCCCAGATGCAGAACCTGGTTGACCGGCTCAAGAATGTTGGGGATCTGCTCGCCGTCGCCATTACACAGTACGGGGACCTCCATCTGCAAGTCTCGACCTCTCTCATCACTGTTGGTTCAGAGTTCAGGAGGCTCAGGGTCCTTGGGGTGCATG CCAATGCTCCAGTGGGGGACCAGAACTTGAGTGCTCCAACACGCACTGAAATGGCAATTCAAAGGGGGGAGGCACTTTCCATT CACGTGAGCATGAAGCACCTTGCAAGGAGTCTGCAATGCCATTTGGCCAAGCCAGATTGTGCCTTTTATG GTATAGCTCCACAAGGTGCTTGCTTGATGGTGATATTCCAGTTCTTCATCCCGGGAACAAGATTGACGGATAAATCCATCAGCTTCCACTGCAGACTTCCAGTCCTTGACCCAGGCTCTAGCTGA
- the LOC103719277 gene encoding uncharacterized protein LOC103719277 isoform X2, producing the protein MKFKAFLTQDGVNLLDKRFLPALDKLGRICHVYLTPDHAMFLHNLLGGDGVQSVAQFKKDVLFRDYRISSQNADRIAFAIDAALLHRALRSAVTIQTQAGDGTASIQIKLVKKLPAGSRNSAPYLTFETKGLRSAVVQDVPISKPLSRTDVLQLQSALDAAQDLPRTLVQVPDLAQMQNLVDRLKNVGDLLAVAITQYGDLHLQVSTSLITVGSEFRRLRVLGVHANAPVGDQNLSAPTRTEMAIQRGEALSIVSREHEAPCKESAMPFGQARLCLLWYSSTRCLLDGDIPVLHPGNKIDG; encoded by the exons ATGAAGTTCAAAGCTTTCCTCACCCAGGATGGCGTCAACCTCCTCGACAAGC GCTTCCTCCCGGCCCTTGATAAGCTCGGCCGCATCTGCCATGTCTACCTGACGCCCGATCACGCCATGTTCCTCCACAATCTCCTCGGCGGCGATGGCGTCCAGTCCGTCGCCCAGTTCAAGAAGGACGTCCTCTTCCGGGACTACCGCATCTCCAGCCAGAACGCTGACCGTATCGCCTTCGCCATCGACGCTGCCCTCCTCCACCGCGCCCTCCGCAGTGCTGTCACCATCCAGACCCAGGCCGGGGATGGCACGGCCTCTATCCAGATTAAGCTTGTCAAGAAGCTCCCTGCCGGGTCTCGCAATTCCGCGCCATACCTCACCTTTGAGACAAAAGGCCTGCGCTCTGCTGTTGTGCAGGACGTCCCCATCTCGAAGCCTCTCTCTCGGACCGATGTTCTCCAGCTTCAGTCTGCCCTTGATGCTGCCCAGGACCTCCCCCGG ACTCTGGTTCAGGTACCGGATCTGGCCCAGATGCAGAACCTGGTTGACCGGCTCAAGAATGTTGGGGATCTGCTCGCCGTCGCCATTACACAGTACGGGGACCTCCATCTGCAAGTCTCGACCTCTCTCATCACTGTTGGTTCAGAGTTCAGGAGGCTCAGGGTCCTTGGGGTGCATG CCAATGCTCCAGTGGGGGACCAGAACTTGAGTGCTCCAACACGCACTGAAATGGCAATTCAAAGGGGGGAGGCACTTTCCATTGTTT CACGTGAGCATGAAGCACCTTGCAAGGAGTCTGCAATGCCATTTGGCCAAGCCAGATTGTGCCTTTTATG GTATAGCTCCACAAGGTGCTTGCTTGATGGTGATATTCCAGTTCTTCATCCCGGGAACAAGATTGACGGATAA